CATGTTTCAGTGCTAGGCTTTGGCGCTGGCCACATTGGCGGAAACGAATTAACTGAAGCTGAAGCAGCCAAGTTGCTACATGGATTGCTCGACCTAGGCATTAACTTAATTGATACAGCCCGTGGATATGGCCTTTCCGAGGAGCGCATCGGGCGACATCTCCAGCAACGTCGCCATGAGTTTGTGCTTTCAACCAAAATTGGCTATGGCATTGAGGGCTACGACGATTGGACAAGCCCAATCATCACCGCTGGAATTGATGCGGCGCTGCAACGGATGCACACCGATTATCTGGATATTGTGCATTTTCATTCTTGCCCGGTCGAAACCCTACGGGCAGGCGAGGTGATTGAAGCACTTGAGCGAGCGGTTCAAGCGGGCAAAGTACGGGTTGCCGCCTATTCTGGCGATAATGCGCCCTTGGCTTGGGCGGTACAATCAGGCCATTTTGGTGCAATTGAATGCTCGGTCAACCTCGCCGATCAACGGGTGATCAGCCAAGGATTAGCCCAAACCCAGCAACGCCAAATCGGCGTGATTGCCAAACGCCCAGTAGCCAACGTTGCGTGGCGTTTTGCGCAACGGCCAGTTGGCGATTATGCTGAAGTCTATTGGGAACGGCTCCAAGCTATGCAGCTTGATCTCGATCCTGAGCAACTTTTGGGTATTGCTCTCCGCTTCAGCGCCTATACCCCAGGCGTGCATAGCTGTATTGTTGGCTCGCGCAGCCTTGAACATATGCAACACAATTTAGCATTATTGCAACAAGGCCCACTTGAACCCCAACTCTACCAATACCTCACTAGCCAATTTCAGGCTAACGATCAAGGCTGGGTTGGCCAAATCTAAGCAATCAGCAAGTAGCATTGACGCTGGCGCTTGCTACTCTAGTAGTAGAAATAGGACTTTTCAACTATAGCCCTGTGTTGGCAAAACTGCCACAATCAGGCTGAGCGCAGACGATCAATTTAATTTCATGGTTCAGTGGTTGGGGAATTTGCCCTGATGTTGCTTGCAGTTGCAACTTTGGCCTGTTTCGGGTACAACAGCAACGAGTGAATCAACAATCAAGGACACCATCATGGGCAAATTAATTACTATTGTGGGCAACGCAGGGATTGGCAAAACGACCCTCACTAATCTCTTATGTCGTGATCCGCGTTTTTTCGCAGCTTTAGAGAGCCACGCCGAACGGCCATTTCAACAACTGTTTGCCCAAAATCTACAACGTTATGCCCTTGCCAACCAATTCGATTACCTCTTACTCCGTGCCGAACAAGAGCGGTCGATTCGGGCGCAAACTGGCATTGGGGTCCAAGATGGCGGCCTTGATGAAGATTTTTGGGTTTTTACCCAGCATTTTCAGCAACAGGGCTATTTGAGTGTTGCCGAATTTGCCTTATGCCAACGTTTATATCTTGAGTTGAGAGCTGGGCTTGGTCAGCCCGATTTGATTATCAAACTTGATGCTCCGTTGGATGTGATTATTCAACGTTACGAGCAGCGCAATCGCCCGTTGGAAATCGCGCAGCGCGACGATTTAGTCCAACTTGGCGCATTGCTTGATCGTTGGGCAGCGACAATTACCACCCCTTTGCTCAGCCTCGATTGGAGCAGCAGCTCTTTACCAACGATCAAACAGCAATGCCAATTAATTGAAACTATTCTTACAAAACTCAGTATAATAACCAACTAATACCAAACCTGAGTTAGATGTAGATTTTGGAGGTTGTATGCGTTTCCGTGTTGGCTTGATCCTCACGCTTTTGCTGATGATCACCGTTGGAAAAACCCTGCAAAACCCGAGGGAGGTGGCTCAAGCCCAGCCCCAAACCCCTGAACAAACAACAATTCCACAAGGATTTGCCCGCATCCAAGAGCAAGAGTTTAACGACTTACCACTCGATGCCAATGTGCTCGTTGGTGGTAGTTTGGTTGTGCGTGGCTCAATTCAGCAAACCGATGTTGATTACTTTAAAATCGATTTGGTTGCTGGCCAACGGGTGGTTTTAGCAACCATTACGCGGGGGAGTATCGCTTCTGGTGATACAACGCTGCACTTATTTGCCGCGATTGGCAATAATCCTGATCCTGCGGAGAATCTTGTGCTGCTCGAAACCGATTTGAGCGATGGCGTACATACCAATGGCTCATCGGTAATTAGCTCGCAGCCAATTACGACGACTGGCAGCTATTTTATCAAACTTGAGGGCGGCACTTCTACCACGATAATCGAGCCTTACGATTTATATGTGCGGGTTTTGAGCACAAACCTTAGCGAACAAGAACCAAACGACCAAGTGCCGCAAACCATCACAACTCAAGCCAGCGTCAGTGGTGTTCTTTCAGCGAGCAACGACCTTGATCGCTATCAATTTAACGTCAATGCTGGTGACACAATTTTCGCCACCGTCGATTTTGACCCTGAGCGCGATGGCACAACCTGGAATGGGTTTCTGACGATTGGGTTAATCGACACCATGTATTTCGAAGCCAACGATGGCAACACTGTTTCACCGAATGCTGAAGCCAATGTGATGATGGTTAAGCAGGCAGGAATCTATGAAATTCAGATTGGTTCGGCGGTTGATGTTGGTTCACAAGCCAGCTATGTGGCCCAAGTGCTGATTCTACCTGCAACAATGCAAGCCAACTGCCAAACCGTTATGAGCCAAGAAGTTCAAGCAATTGGCCCGAATATCGGCATACTTCAATCGAACTTAACCGTTGCACAAGCAGCCAATATTACTGATCTTGATGTGTTGCTTGATTTAGAACATAGCTTAATGCCCGATTTGGATGTGACCTTGACCGCACCCGATGGCAATGTGGTAGCGCTCTTCACCGATATTGGCAGCGCTCAGCGCCCCAACGTCAATCTCGTGATCGATCAGCAAGCAGCCTTGCCACTTGGTAGCTATAACAACTTGAATGACCTCTATTTTGCCCCAGAAGCCAATTTCAGCCTCGATTGGTTTGTAGGCCAACAAGCCCAAGGCCAATGGACTCTGACGATTTATGATGATACCGACCAAAATGCTGGCCAATTAAATAGTTGGGGCTTGCGGATTTGTGGCATGCCCGCGCCAAGCGATTGTCCAGTCGGGATGGCGCGTAGCGTGCTGTATAGCAGCCAATTTGAAGCCGATGATGGTGGATTTACCCATGAACCCTTTGATGACCAATGGGTTTGGGGTAATCGCAATAGCCCACCAATTGTTGGGGCTTATAGTGGCGAAAATAGCTGGAATACCAACTTAACTGGCAACTACCCAAATAGTGCCCTGATGACAATGTATACGCCAGCAGTTGATTTGACCAATGTTACCGGGCCAATTTATGCGAGTTGGCAGCAACGCTACCAACTTGATAGTGGCATCAACGATTTTTATTTGGTAACAGCTATTGGTTCTCAAATGCGATCAGTCTTATTTAACCATCAAAGTGCTGCGATGCGCGTCGATGTAGGTAACCCAGTAGTTACCATCGAGCAAAGTACTGGCTGGGGTCTTCAGCATCATGATCTCTCTGCTTTTGCTGGTAATACCCTGCGACTAAAATGGAATTTTGGTAGTAACTCAACCGATAACTTTGCCGGGGTTGCATTTGATGATATAGAAGTTACTGGGTGTATTAACGCCAACTTAATTACGCCAACGATCACGCCGACCCCAAGTATCACGCCAACACCAACCAATACCGCAACACCGACGATCACACCAACGCCTACCACCATGCCCCAACCAACCAATATTGTCCAATACTTGCCGTTGGTTATCGTTGAAGGTCCATTAGTGCCCAGCCCTAAACAACCTTGGATGGCAACCACTACACCTACGACCCTGCCAAATACGATTGACCGCTAAAACAACCAGATCAATTGTGCCAGCCTGGGGATATCAGACTGGCGCAATTCCCCTAAATTCACCCTTGCAATTGGTTAAAAAGTAACCTACCCTAACTCAATCCCACCTTCATTAGTGCCCCTGCAAAAGCCTTGTTTTAGGAGGTTTGCATGCGTCTACGGATTGGGTTTATTGGCCTCATGATCGCCTTACTTGGGTTTGCGGGCTTTCAAGCCAGTTCAAGCCGCCCCAAGTAACACAACCGCCTCACAAATTGCTCAGGCGAATATACCGCAAGGTGCAGTCCGCGTTAAAGAACAAGAAACCAACAATACGACTGCAACAGCAAACGCGATCATGTCCAGCAGCACCCTGATTCGCGGGATTATCTGGAATGGCGACGTTGACTTCTATAGCATTGAATTAGCTGCTGGCGATCGCCTGACCGCCGCAACTATGTCTTCGGCCTCAGCTTCGGGTAACAATGATACGGTATTAACCTTTTTTGCGCCTGATGGTACAACTGTGGTTGAAACCGATGATAACGATGGCTCGATAGGAGCCAATTCCTCAGTGATTAGCTCGGCTCCGGTGACCCAAACCGCTACCTACTATCTGCGGTTAAGTAGTACCAGCACCAACCAAGTTCGCTACTATGACTTCTATGTGCGGGTGTTGAGCGAAGCCGCAACTGCCGAACAAGAACCAAACGATCTTGTGACAACCGCCCAAGTGTTGCCTGCCAGCGGCACAATTTCGGGGGTCTTATCGGCCACCACCGACCTCGATTTCTACCAATTTAACTTGAATGCTGGTGATACGATCTTTACCAGCCTCGATCTCAACCCTGAGCGTGATGGCATCGTTTGGAACGGACGACTAGGAATCGGCACGTTTAATGGCTTTACTTTAGTTGTTGATGATGGAAGTGTAGTCTCACCCAATGCTGAAGCCCATTTTATGACCGTCAAGACGAGTGGTACCTACTATGTGCAGGCCTCAACGACGGCTGCAAGTATTCCGGCTGAAGCAACCTATTTATTAGATGTTACACTATTTCCGGCTGAGCAACAGGCCAATTGTACAACCTACACCAGCACCGATGTGACCAAGACCATTCCGACGACCACCAGCTTTATCACCTCAACCCTAACGGTGCCTGATAACTTTATCATCGCCGATCTTGATGTCAGTATCGAACTAACCCATACCAACATGCCCGACCTGGATGTCCAACTCCAAGGTCCAGATGGTAATGTTGGTGGGCTATTTACCGATATTAGCAATAATACCCAAACCACGATCAATATCGATCTTGATGATGAAGGCGCGATTCCAATTGGAATTTTCGCAATTGTCTCAGGAGTTCGTTATATTCCAGAGTTTGCGTATCGTCTCGATTGGTTCGATGGTGGTCGCTCTGCTGGCACATGGACGCTGTTGATTCATGATGATGCTGCTAGCAATGGTGGAATGCTGCAAAATTGGAGTATCACGCTTTGTGCTGCCCCACCCGCCAGTTGCCCCGATGGTATGAGTATGAGCACAATCACGAGCACCGATTTCGAGGCCAACGATGGGGGCTTTACCCATAGCGGAACCGCTGATACATGGGAATACGGCGCACCAATCGCTGCTCCATTGATCGGTAGTTATAGTGGGGCTAATAGCTGGAAGACCAACCTTGACGGAACCTATTCGATCAGTAGTATTGCCAATCTCTTCTCACCATCAATTAGTATTCCCAACGTTGCTGGCCCAGTCTATATCCAATGGCAACAACGCTATCAAATGGAAAGTGCTTCGTTTGATCATTACACTGCTTCGATTGGTACCGGGGTTGTAACTAAAACCTTGTATGAATTTGATGCAGCAACCATGACCAATGCGGTGGGTAACCCCAGTGTAACCTTCCAAGAAAGCACAGTTTGGAGCCGCCAGCTGCACGATATTAGCGAATTCAAGGGCCAATCGATCCAAGCGCTCTATCACCTTGATACTGATGATAGTGTCCAATTAGGTGGTATCGCGATCGATGATTTCCAAATTATGGCTTGTGATAGTCCGGCTGTAACGGCTACCCCAACTGAAGAGCCAACAGCAACCAACACGCCAACCAATACGCCAACCAATACACCAATTATTACGATTACCCCCAGCAACACGCCGACAATCACGGTTACCCCAAGTAACACGCCAACCGTTACCCCAAGCGTTACCGCTGGACCAACCATGATTCCGGTTTATCTGCCACTCGTCGGTAAAGGCGAATAAATACGTTTTATAATTAGTTACTCAAAAGCCCGTGGCTCAGCCACGGGCTTTTTTTATAGATGCACCAAGTTATGAAGATTTGATGGAGCATTGGATAAATTCTGAATGAGCAAAAGCGACGTTTAATCTCTATTTTCTAAACCACTATTTAGCCTGCGTTAGCCTACGTTTTAGCTAAATATTGCTACAATACAAGCAGCAAAACAAGCTCTCTGCAACTAGGAGTCGTTATGAGTAATCCCAAACGTACCGTCGGCCTCGGCGGATTGATTATTGCCGCCCTCGCGCTTTCAGGGGTTGGTGGTGGGTTAGTTGGTGGGGTGGCAGGCTATCGCTTAGCTCAAGTTGATCAAACGGCAACGGCGGTGGCGGTCACGCCAACCAGCGCCAATCAGCAAACGACCGATAATCTGACTGCGCAACCAGTTGTTGCCAGCACGAATGATGCTGTTGTCCAAACCGTCGCCAATGCCTCACCAGCAGTCGTAAAAATTATTAGCACGGTGGTTGGTGGTCAGGCCAGCGGTTCAGGGGCAATTATCAATGAAGATGGCTATATCATCACCAATAATCATGTGGTCGAAGGTCAAAGCCGCTTGCAAGTGATTTATTCTGATGGAACGAGCCACAATGCCGAGTTGATCGGCACTGATGCCTTTTCGGATATTGCGGTGATTCGGGTACTTGATGCCGTGCCCGCCACAATTGCCTTAGGCGATTCGGATAGCCTACAGCCAGGCGAAACGGTCGTGGCAATTGGCAGTCCGCTTGGTAAATTCCAAAATAGTGTTACGCTTGGGGTGGTCAGCGCCCTTGACCGCACAATTGATAGCATGGAAGGCCTGATTCAAACTGACGCAGCGATTAACCATGGCAATAGCGGCGGCCCACTGATCAACCTTAAAGGCGAAATTGTTGGGATCAATACGTTGGTTGTGCGTGGTGATATTGGCGGCATTGATGAGGCTCAAGGCTTGGGCTTTGCTGTTCCATCAAATATCGTGCGTGAAGTCAGCGATGCCTTAATTGCCAATGGTCAAGTTATTCGACCATATATGGGCATTAAATACGAATTGCTCTCGCCCGAAACCGCCGAACTAGGGATTGCCAACGATAAAGGCGCCTTCGTGACCAATGTTGATGAAGGTACACCTGCGCGACGAGCTGGCATTAGCCGGGGCGATATTATTCTCGCAGTCAACGGCGAAGAAATTACTCAACGCCACTCGTTGCAACGCCTGTTATTGCAATATAAACCAGGCGATACCGTAACGGTCACCATCGAGCGTAATGACCAGCAACAAGAGGTCCAAATTACCCTCGCGGAACGCCCATAATCGTGTAATAAACCTAGCTTGCTTCAAGCCCTTCGTTACCAAAACGAGGGGCTTTTTGGTTGTGGCACGCTGCTTGCCCTTTACAGAGCGTTTAGAATACAAACGAAACTTAGCCTGAAGGAGTGTCGAAATGCGTCGTTGGTTTTTAGTTCTGAGTCTTTTAGTGATGCTGGTGGGCTGCTCAGGCAGCAGTATCGCTACCCAAGTCTCGGATACAGTGCAACAATTAAGTGAAACCTCAGTTCAAGATTTGGTTGATCGTTTGTCGGGGATCGAAGAAGCAGTCCGCAACAATGATTGGGAGCAAACCCGCGCTTTATTTAGCACGGTCGAAAATGGCTGGAATGCCCTACGCGTGCCTGTTGAAGCTGCTTTTCCCGAGATTGCCAGCAATATTCAAGCCCAAATCGACCAACTGAGCCAAGCCTTGAGCGTTGAACTACCAAGTTCCGAAGACGTTCGGGCAGGCTTATCCAATTTGCGCGATCAATTAGTGGCTTTATTGCAAGCACTTTAGAGCTACTTTTTGCTGCAACTTGTGGTATGCTTTTGAGGTTTCCAACGTCGAGGAATGTGTGTGGGTGAATTTCAGCAGGCCTTGGAGTATGCGCTTGAGCCGCGCAATTTAGCGCGATTAAGTGCAGCGCTCAATCGCCATGGGCAGCTTGTTACTAGCGCGATGGCGATTGCGCTGCTGCTTGGCTTGCCCTTTGGTTGGTGGAGCAGCCGCTCACGCCTGATTAGTGCAATTGCGATCAACACCACCAATGGGCTGCGCGTCATTCCTAGCCTTGCCATCCTCTTTTTGTTTGTAGCAATCCCAGGCTTTGGCTTGAGCATTCGTTCGGCAATTATCGCCCTAACAATCTTAGCTTTACCGCCAATTTTGATCAATACCAACGCGGCTTTTCGTACGCTCAACCCAGCCGTGCGCGAAGCCGCCAAGGCCATGGGTATGCCAGCATGGCTGCAACTATGGCGGGTCGAATTGCCTTTGGCCGCACCTGTCATCCTTTCGGGCATCCGCATCGCCTTAGTTGAGGTGATTGCTAGCGCCACTTTGGCGGCCTTTATTGGAGCTGGCGGACTAGGCAGTTTTATCACCCTAGGATTTAGTATGAGCCGCGTCGATATTTTGCTTGTTGGCGCTATTCCGGTGGCTTTGCTCGCAATTCTGGCCGAAATCGTCATGGCCGGGCTATTGCGATGGGTGCAACCACCACAGTTTTAAGCTTGTTGGATAGGAGGATTCATGCGACGTTTCATCCAGCTAACCGTATTGCTCACGCTCTTGATGACAATTTTAGCCGCTTGTGGCGATGATGCAGTGAGCAGCACGACGGCCCCTAGTAGCGATCCAAATCCCGCCCCAAGTAGCAATCAAGTGATTCGGATTGCTTCAAAGAATTTTACCGAACAGTTTATTGTGGGCGAAATGTATGCCCTCTTGTTGGAACAAGCAGGCTACAAAGTTGAACGCAAAATTGGTTTAGGTGCAACCGATGTAGCCCAAGCTGCCATGGAAAAAGGCGAGATTGATATTTACCCTGAGTACACTGGCACTGGCTTGTTGACCGTGCTCAAATTGCCAACCCAAACCGATCCCAAAGCGGTCTATGAAACAGTCAAAAAAGGCTATGCCGACAAATATCAAATTGCATGGCTCGACCCTGCGCCAATGAATAATACCCAAGCCTTGGCCATGACCAAGGAAGGCGCACAAAAATTTGGCATCATCACAATTTCCGATATGGCCGCCAAAGCAGGCGAATTACGCATGATCGGCCCACCTGAGTTCCAAGAACGCGAAGATGGCTTACCTGGGATTCAAGCCAAGTATGGCAACTTCGAACTCAAGGAATATGTCCCAGTTGATCCAGGCCTCAAATACAAGGGCTTAGTCGAAGGCAATGCTGATGTGGTCGTGGCCTTTGGTACTGACGGCGAAATTGCCAATTATGGTTTGGTTGTACTCAAAGACGATCGCAACATGTTCCCGCCCTACCAAATCGCACCGTTGGTACGCCAAAGTGTTTTGGATACCAACCCCAAATTGGCTGAAGTGCTGAATGTCTTAGCTCCCAAACTTGACGATGCGACCATGCAACAGCTCAATTTTGAGGTCAGCGGCAATAATCGCAAGTATGAAGATGTTGCCAAAGAATTCTTAACTACCCAAGGTTTGTTGAAATAGGTTTTGCTCACTTTCGATCACAACGTCGCCCCTCTCCCACTGTGGGAGAGGGGTCGCTTACAAGGGTAGGTTGTTAACAATGATTTGGATGGGACTCACCGTCGATTAACATGCCCTCACCCCCTCGCCCGCCGCAGTGGGAGAGGGGGTGGGGGTGAGGGAACGTTAAAACCTAACCCTTGTAAGGAGAGGGGTCGGGGGTGAGGGAACCGTGCAGGGAGTTATCGGCGTGAGCACAATCGAGTTTCACAATGTTCGTAAAATCTATCCCAAGGCCGCAACTGCTGCGCTCGCCGATATTTCTCTGACGATCCATCGCGGCGAATTTGTGATTTTGCTCGGGCCTTCGGGCTGTGGCAAAACTACGCTCATGAAAATGATCAATCGCTTGATCGAGCCAAGCGGCGGCACAATTTTGCTCGATGGGGTCGATATTCAGTCGATCAATGCCACGAAATTGCGCCAGCAAATTGGCTATGTGATTCAGCAAGTTGGGCTTTTTCCGCATATGACCGTCGCTGAAAATATTGCAGTTGTCCCCAAATTGCTTGGTTGGCCCAAAGCCAAAATCCAAAGCCGCATTGACGAATTACTCCAGCTTATCCAGCTAGATCCTGCCCAATTTCGCCAGCGCTACCCCGCCCAAATTTCCGGTGGCCAAGCGCAGCGCGTCGGTTTGGCTCGTGCCCTAGCCGCCGATCCTGGGGTGATGTTGATGGATGAACCATTTGGCGCGATCGATGCGATCACCCGCACCGCTCTGCAAGATGAGATGCTGCGGATTCAGCAGCAATTGCAGAAAACTATCGTTTTTGTGACTCATGATGTTGAAGAAGCACTGCGCTTGGCCGATAAAATTGCTATTCTGCACGAAGGCATGATCGTGCAATACGATACTCCGCTCAATTTATTACGCAATCCCGCCAATCACTATGTCGCCGAGTTGCTGGGAGCCGATGATTTGGTGCGCCGTTTGAGTTTGATTCAGGTGCGCCATGTGCTCCAACCACTGCCTGCAAATTATGATTCCACGTTAGCAAGCATCGAAAGTAGCCGCAACCTGCGCGATGGGTTGAATCAACTCCTCGCTAGCAGCAACGAACAATTGCTGGTCGTTGAGCACAATCAGCCAATTGGGATGCTCTCGTTAGCCGCAATTCATGCCTATTTGCATCCTGAGGTCAGCCATGAACGACATCGTTGATGGACTACAGTATCTATTAACTGAACGGGCTGAGGTTTGGCAATTACTCGGCCAGCATGTGACGATCAGTCTGATCGCGCTCTTAATCGCTAGTTTGATCGCCTTGCCCTTGGGGCTATTGGTGGTGCGGGTTGGTTGGCTGGCTGGTGGTGTGATGGCTGTGCTGAGTGTGTTATATACGATTCCTAGCTTGGCGATGCTAATTATGCTGATTGCAGTGTTTGGCCTGAGCAAAACCACCGTCATCGTGACGCTGGTGATTTATGCTCAAGTGATTTTGGTGCGTAATATTGTGGTTGGCCTGAAGAGCATTGATCGCTCGGTGCTGGAAGCGGCGCGGGGCTTGGGCATGAATGCTTGGCAAATCTGGTGGCAAGTCGAATTGCCCTTAGCCTTGCCGATTATGTTGGCCGGCCTGCGGATTGCCGCCATGATGTGTATTGCGATTAGCTCAATTGCCGCCATGATTGGAGTTGGTGGTTTGGGCCAATTGCTATTTCAAGGCATTACCTTTGATCGCGCTGATATGATTTGGGCTGGCACAATCAGTATTGCCAGCTTGGCCTTGGTTTGCTATGGATTATTGGCATTGTTGGAGCAACAACTTAGCCCAAAAATATAATTGGAGCCGCGACCAAATTGCAATAGCCATTGCAACATATCGCTAGCTCCAATTATAGCCAAACCATACGATAGCTACGAGCAGCGCCGAAGCGCCATAAAGTGAGTTAAAACCAGCGCTTCTCAATCACATACTTCTGATAAAACTCTGCATCAGAAGCAACCAAATAGAGTACAGTTTGGGCCAAACAGACTAAGCCAACTAAGGCATAGCCAAAAATACCAATAA
This region of Herpetosiphon gulosus genomic DNA includes:
- a CDS encoding aldo/keto reductase; translation: MNAPLLREFGSTGLHVSVLGFGAGHIGGNELTEAEAAKLLHGLLDLGINLIDTARGYGLSEERIGRHLQQRRHEFVLSTKIGYGIEGYDDWTSPIITAGIDAALQRMHTDYLDIVHFHSCPVETLRAGEVIEALERAVQAGKVRVAAYSGDNAPLAWAVQSGHFGAIECSVNLADQRVISQGLAQTQQRQIGVIAKRPVANVAWRFAQRPVGDYAEVYWERLQAMQLDLDPEQLLGIALRFSAYTPGVHSCIVGSRSLEHMQHNLALLQQGPLEPQLYQYLTSQFQANDQGWVGQI
- a CDS encoding deoxynucleoside kinase, translating into MGKLITIVGNAGIGKTTLTNLLCRDPRFFAALESHAERPFQQLFAQNLQRYALANQFDYLLLRAEQERSIRAQTGIGVQDGGLDEDFWVFTQHFQQQGYLSVAEFALCQRLYLELRAGLGQPDLIIKLDAPLDVIIQRYEQRNRPLEIAQRDDLVQLGALLDRWAATITTPLLSLDWSSSSLPTIKQQCQLIETILTKLSIITN
- a CDS encoding proprotein convertase P-domain-containing protein, which gives rise to MRFRVGLILTLLLMITVGKTLQNPREVAQAQPQTPEQTTIPQGFARIQEQEFNDLPLDANVLVGGSLVVRGSIQQTDVDYFKIDLVAGQRVVLATITRGSIASGDTTLHLFAAIGNNPDPAENLVLLETDLSDGVHTNGSSVISSQPITTTGSYFIKLEGGTSTTIIEPYDLYVRVLSTNLSEQEPNDQVPQTITTQASVSGVLSASNDLDRYQFNVNAGDTIFATVDFDPERDGTTWNGFLTIGLIDTMYFEANDGNTVSPNAEANVMMVKQAGIYEIQIGSAVDVGSQASYVAQVLILPATMQANCQTVMSQEVQAIGPNIGILQSNLTVAQAANITDLDVLLDLEHSLMPDLDVTLTAPDGNVVALFTDIGSAQRPNVNLVIDQQAALPLGSYNNLNDLYFAPEANFSLDWFVGQQAQGQWTLTIYDDTDQNAGQLNSWGLRICGMPAPSDCPVGMARSVLYSSQFEADDGGFTHEPFDDQWVWGNRNSPPIVGAYSGENSWNTNLTGNYPNSALMTMYTPAVDLTNVTGPIYASWQQRYQLDSGINDFYLVTAIGSQMRSVLFNHQSAAMRVDVGNPVVTIEQSTGWGLQHHDLSAFAGNTLRLKWNFGSNSTDNFAGVAFDDIEVTGCINANLITPTITPTPSITPTPTNTATPTITPTPTTMPQPTNIVQYLPLVIVEGPLVPSPKQPWMATTTPTTLPNTIDR
- a CDS encoding proprotein convertase P-domain-containing protein; this translates as MGLRAFKPVQAAPSNTTASQIAQANIPQGAVRVKEQETNNTTATANAIMSSSTLIRGIIWNGDVDFYSIELAAGDRLTAATMSSASASGNNDTVLTFFAPDGTTVVETDDNDGSIGANSSVISSAPVTQTATYYLRLSSTSTNQVRYYDFYVRVLSEAATAEQEPNDLVTTAQVLPASGTISGVLSATTDLDFYQFNLNAGDTIFTSLDLNPERDGIVWNGRLGIGTFNGFTLVVDDGSVVSPNAEAHFMTVKTSGTYYVQASTTAASIPAEATYLLDVTLFPAEQQANCTTYTSTDVTKTIPTTTSFITSTLTVPDNFIIADLDVSIELTHTNMPDLDVQLQGPDGNVGGLFTDISNNTQTTINIDLDDEGAIPIGIFAIVSGVRYIPEFAYRLDWFDGGRSAGTWTLLIHDDAASNGGMLQNWSITLCAAPPASCPDGMSMSTITSTDFEANDGGFTHSGTADTWEYGAPIAAPLIGSYSGANSWKTNLDGTYSISSIANLFSPSISIPNVAGPVYIQWQQRYQMESASFDHYTASIGTGVVTKTLYEFDAATMTNAVGNPSVTFQESTVWSRQLHDISEFKGQSIQALYHLDTDDSVQLGGIAIDDFQIMACDSPAVTATPTEEPTATNTPTNTPTNTPIITITPSNTPTITVTPSNTPTVTPSVTAGPTMIPVYLPLVGKGE
- a CDS encoding trypsin-like peptidase domain-containing protein — encoded protein: MSNPKRTVGLGGLIIAALALSGVGGGLVGGVAGYRLAQVDQTATAVAVTPTSANQQTTDNLTAQPVVASTNDAVVQTVANASPAVVKIISTVVGGQASGSGAIINEDGYIITNNHVVEGQSRLQVIYSDGTSHNAELIGTDAFSDIAVIRVLDAVPATIALGDSDSLQPGETVVAIGSPLGKFQNSVTLGVVSALDRTIDSMEGLIQTDAAINHGNSGGPLINLKGEIVGINTLVVRGDIGGIDEAQGLGFAVPSNIVREVSDALIANGQVIRPYMGIKYELLSPETAELGIANDKGAFVTNVDEGTPARRAGISRGDIILAVNGEEITQRHSLQRLLLQYKPGDTVTVTIERNDQQQEVQITLAERP
- a CDS encoding ABC transporter permease, producing the protein MGEFQQALEYALEPRNLARLSAALNRHGQLVTSAMAIALLLGLPFGWWSSRSRLISAIAINTTNGLRVIPSLAILFLFVAIPGFGLSIRSAIIALTILALPPILINTNAAFRTLNPAVREAAKAMGMPAWLQLWRVELPLAAPVILSGIRIALVEVIASATLAAFIGAGGLGSFITLGFSMSRVDILLVGAIPVALLAILAEIVMAGLLRWVQPPQF
- a CDS encoding glycine betaine ABC transporter substrate-binding protein, with product MRRFIQLTVLLTLLMTILAACGDDAVSSTTAPSSDPNPAPSSNQVIRIASKNFTEQFIVGEMYALLLEQAGYKVERKIGLGATDVAQAAMEKGEIDIYPEYTGTGLLTVLKLPTQTDPKAVYETVKKGYADKYQIAWLDPAPMNNTQALAMTKEGAQKFGIITISDMAAKAGELRMIGPPEFQEREDGLPGIQAKYGNFELKEYVPVDPGLKYKGLVEGNADVVVAFGTDGEIANYGLVVLKDDRNMFPPYQIAPLVRQSVLDTNPKLAEVLNVLAPKLDDATMQQLNFEVSGNNRKYEDVAKEFLTTQGLLK
- a CDS encoding ABC transporter ATP-binding protein, with product MSTIEFHNVRKIYPKAATAALADISLTIHRGEFVILLGPSGCGKTTLMKMINRLIEPSGGTILLDGVDIQSINATKLRQQIGYVIQQVGLFPHMTVAENIAVVPKLLGWPKAKIQSRIDELLQLIQLDPAQFRQRYPAQISGGQAQRVGLARALAADPGVMLMDEPFGAIDAITRTALQDEMLRIQQQLQKTIVFVTHDVEEALRLADKIAILHEGMIVQYDTPLNLLRNPANHYVAELLGADDLVRRLSLIQVRHVLQPLPANYDSTLASIESSRNLRDGLNQLLASSNEQLLVVEHNQPIGMLSLAAIHAYLHPEVSHERHR
- a CDS encoding ABC transporter permease; its protein translation is MNDIVDGLQYLLTERAEVWQLLGQHVTISLIALLIASLIALPLGLLVVRVGWLAGGVMAVLSVLYTIPSLAMLIMLIAVFGLSKTTVIVTLVIYAQVILVRNIVVGLKSIDRSVLEAARGLGMNAWQIWWQVELPLALPIMLAGLRIAAMMCIAISSIAAMIGVGGLGQLLFQGITFDRADMIWAGTISIASLALVCYGLLALLEQQLSPKI